The Pseudodesulfovibrio sp. JC047 genome includes the window TCCCATGGCACTTCTCAATACCGAATGGGAACCGATCGTGGCCATCATTCTACATTGGCTCGGGCTTGCCGTTCTCCTTTCCTACGCCCGATTTCCTCTGAATCATTGGGCAGCCGGAATGCTCTTCGGCGGCCTGACGGCACTGCCTCTGGCCGTCCTCATGCACTCCGGCATACCGATCATTTTTCTGCAAGATATTGTTTTCGCTCTTATTCTCGGTGGATTTCTGGGATATTCAACTGATAAATTCATCAACACGCCGCACTAAAAGAATCTCCAACATCCGCTTCTTGATTGCAAATTCTCCGCTTTTCCTTTCCAAAAGGTCGATTTGCCACTCTTCCACCCTGCTTCACTCGAAAAACTTGCGATCCGCCACAGGAGCGGGTACACCTCCCATAACAAAATTGACCAAGCGGAGTTGACTGTATGATATTATCACCCTCGATGCTTTCCTCGGATTTCGCCAATATGGAATCCGAATTGACAGCCCTGAAAAAGGCCGGATTGAAATGGGTTCATCTCGATGTGATGGATGGCAATTTCGTGCCCAACATCACCTTTGGCCCGCCAATCATCAAGGCCATGCGTAAAAAATCGGATCTCTTTTTCGACTGCCATCTCATGATCAGCGACCCGGGACGGTATATTCAGGACTTTGCCGACGCCGGAGCCGATTTGATCTGTGTCCATGCCGAAGCCTGTGACCATCTCGAACGGGTCTGCGCACAGATCGCCGAGACCGGGGCCAAACCAGCGGTCGCCCTAAACCCGCACACCCCGCTCGAAACGATCAAATATCTCATCCCGCAACTGTCCATGGTACTCATCATGTCCGTGAACCCGGGATTCGGCGGACAGAAATTTATTCCATTCTGCCTGGACAAAGTTCGAGAACTGCGCGGCATGATTGATGAAGCCCGAGCTGAAACCCTCATTCAAATTGACGGCGGCGTGACACTGGACAATGCCCGGGAATTGACTCAGGCCGGTG containing:
- the rpe gene encoding ribulose-phosphate 3-epimerase produces the protein MILSPSMLSSDFANMESELTALKKAGLKWVHLDVMDGNFVPNITFGPPIIKAMRKKSDLFFDCHLMISDPGRYIQDFADAGADLICVHAEACDHLERVCAQIAETGAKPAVALNPHTPLETIKYLIPQLSMVLIMSVNPGFGGQKFIPFCLDKVRELRGMIDEARAETLIQIDGGVTLDNARELTQAGVDVLVSGSAFFGYPPYDTRYQAFQDICE